AGCCAGGCCCCCAGCATGAAAACCCCGGTGTATAATCGAGGAACATTTACCCCCAGGGCGCTGGCCATCTCTCGATCTGAGGCAGAAGCTACAATGAGGCGGCCCCACCGGGTTTTCTCCAGGAGGAACCAGAGTCCTAAAGCGATGAGGGGTCCAACCAGGATAATAAACAGATTGTACAGGGGATACGCCTGACCCAGGATCGACAGGGAGCTATCCAGACCCGGGGGCATAGGCGAGGCCTGATAGATAGGGCCCCAAATCAACTTAACTAAATCATTGAAGATAAGGACGAAGGCAAAGGTCAGCAAAAGTTGATAAGCAACTTCCAGACGATAAACCCATCGGAGAAAGAATCGCTCCATCAGCAGGCCGATTCCGGCAACAAAGACAGGTCCTATCGCCAATCCCAGCCAGAAGTTATGCCCCAGAAGTCCAAAAAAGTAGAAGGTCAGATAGGCACCCAACATGTAGAGGCTTCCATGGGCAAAGTTCAATACACGCAGAACTCCAAAGATCAGGCTAAGTCCTGC
The sequence above is a segment of the Candidatus Limnocylindrales bacterium genome. Coding sequences within it:
- a CDS encoding branched-chain amino acid ABC transporter permease; this encodes MRTFLFQGLVGLSEAMYLWMVAAGLSLIFGVLRVLNFAHGSLYMLGAYLTFYFFGLLGHNFWLGLAIGPVFVAGIGLLMERFFLRWVYRLEVAYQLLLTFAFVLIFNDLVKLIWGPIYQASPMPPGLDSSLSILGQAYPLYNLFIILVGPLIALGLWFLLEKTRWGRLIVASASDREMASALGVNVPRLYTGVFMLGAWLAALGGALSIPIRPVSPGMGEIIIIEAFIVAVIGGLGSLKGAFIGAILIGLLHVYGVFYIPVFEMALAFILMAVVLILRPWGLFGTREV